The following coding sequences are from one Marinitoga litoralis window:
- a CDS encoding glycoside hydrolase family 65 protein: MILSDEKWLIKQENFEISHSQETIFTLSNGYLGVRGTFEDLFSNETPGTYVAGIFDKSESQVKELVNLPYFWGLRIYLKYEYLNPLKCDILDYIRVLDMKQGILYKKIRLKDNKNRITKIEGYRFLSHDKRNLALMKYNITPENYKDRITLEYFIDGKTTNSFLHPKDRVKHYFLSNYTLSDDFLYLEATTKEQNYKVGILSSIDIENYHSKTTRNYIDFIAQSIDIDPEPEKEYNISIYTSVLDSRRDRNVYENNLKEIINARKIGVDNLLKKSKEKLEKLWNVADIKIEGDEKADKALRFNIFSLLSLANPEDELVSIGAKGLHGEGYKGHVFWDTEIFMLPFYIYEFPKAARTFLMYRYHTLDKARENARKNGYLGAQFPWESADTGDEETPKWGEDYYGNKVRIWTGDKEYHITADIAFAIREYLRATDDWEFFLEYGAEIFFETARFWVSRAEYNKNKDRYEINDVIGPDEFHEHVNNNFYTNYLAKWNIIEALKYIKIIKEKFPESYEKISNKINLTESELIKWEEISNKIFIPWYKNTHLIEQFEGYFNLEDKIITNYNNKNMPEWPKNVDLSKLNNYQLIKQADVLMLMHLLPEEFDFETKKINFEYYEKRTMHKSSLSPSMYAIMGLAVGDHSKAYEYFLRTALVDLDDNQGNTALGLHAASSGGTWQAAIFGFGGMYIDKKENLNFKPWLPPHWKSMEFNIYYKNNLFNIKITQNNLKIKNISQ, translated from the coding sequence ATGATCCTATCAGATGAAAAATGGTTAATAAAACAAGAAAATTTTGAAATATCTCATTCACAAGAAACTATATTTACTCTTTCAAATGGATATTTGGGAGTAAGAGGCACTTTTGAAGATTTATTTTCTAATGAGACTCCAGGAACATACGTTGCTGGTATATTTGATAAATCAGAGTCTCAAGTTAAAGAGTTGGTTAATTTACCTTATTTTTGGGGATTAAGAATATATTTAAAATATGAATATTTAAATCCACTTAAATGTGATATTCTTGATTATATAAGAGTATTGGATATGAAACAAGGAATACTATATAAAAAGATTAGATTAAAAGATAATAAAAATAGAATTACAAAAATTGAAGGTTATAGATTTTTAAGTCATGACAAAAGAAATTTAGCTTTAATGAAATATAATATAACTCCAGAAAACTATAAGGATAGAATAACTTTAGAATATTTCATTGATGGAAAAACTACAAATTCTTTTTTACATCCAAAAGATAGAGTAAAACATTATTTCTTGTCAAATTATACACTTTCAGATGATTTTTTATATTTAGAAGCTACTACAAAAGAACAAAATTATAAAGTTGGTATATTATCTTCTATAGATATTGAAAACTATCATTCAAAAACTACTAGAAATTATATAGATTTTATAGCTCAATCAATAGACATAGATCCCGAACCTGAAAAAGAGTATAATATAAGCATTTATACCAGTGTTTTAGATTCTAGAAGAGATAGAAACGTATATGAAAATAATTTGAAAGAAATAATTAATGCAAGAAAAATTGGTGTTGATAATCTTTTAAAAAAAAGTAAGGAAAAACTTGAAAAACTTTGGAATGTTGCAGATATAAAAATAGAAGGTGATGAAAAGGCAGATAAAGCTTTAAGATTTAATATTTTTTCGCTATTATCACTTGCAAATCCTGAAGATGAATTAGTTAGCATAGGCGCAAAAGGACTACATGGTGAAGGCTATAAAGGTCATGTTTTCTGGGATACTGAAATTTTTATGTTACCATTTTATATTTACGAATTTCCAAAAGCTGCACGTACATTTCTAATGTATAGATATCATACATTAGATAAGGCAAGAGAAAATGCAAGAAAAAATGGATATTTGGGAGCTCAATTCCCTTGGGAATCTGCGGATACAGGCGATGAAGAAACTCCAAAATGGGGAGAAGATTATTATGGTAATAAAGTTAGAATTTGGACAGGAGATAAAGAGTATCATATAACAGCTGATATTGCATTTGCAATAAGAGAATATTTGAGGGCTACAGACGATTGGGAATTTTTCTTAGAATATGGTGCTGAAATCTTTTTTGAAACAGCAAGATTTTGGGTTTCTAGAGCTGAATATAACAAAAATAAAGATAGATATGAAATTAACGATGTGATTGGTCCTGACGAATTTCATGAACATGTAAATAATAATTTTTATACAAATTATTTAGCCAAATGGAATATAATTGAAGCCTTAAAATATATAAAAATTATTAAAGAAAAATTTCCAGAAAGTTATGAAAAAATATCAAATAAAATAAATTTAACTGAGAGCGAATTAATAAAATGGGAAGAAATATCAAATAAAATTTTTATTCCATGGTATAAAAATACTCATTTAATAGAACAATTTGAAGGATATTTTAATCTTGAAGATAAAATAATTACAAATTATAATAATAAAAATATGCCTGAATGGCCAAAAAATGTAGATTTATCTAAATTAAATAATTATCAATTAATAAAGCAAGCTGATGTTCTAATGTTAATGCATTTATTACCTGAAGAATTTGATTTTGAAACCAAAAAAATTAATTTTGAATATTATGAAAAAAGAACTATGCATAAATCTTCACTAAGCCCTAGTATGTATGCTATTATGGGATTAGCAGTTGGAGACCATTCTAAAGCTTATGAATATTTTTTAAGAACTGCTCTTGTAGATTTAGATGATAATCAAGGGAATACAGCTCTAGGATTACATGCAGCAAGTTCTGGTGGAACATGGCAAGCGGCAATATTTGGGTTCGGTGGAATGTATATTGATAAAAAAGAAAATCTAAATTTTAAACCATGGCTACCACCACATTGGAAAAGTATGGAATTTAATATTTATTATAAAAATAATTTATTCAATATTAAAATCACTCAAAATAATTTAAAAATTAAAAATATATCTCAATAA
- a CDS encoding beta-phosphoglucomutase family hydrolase, with amino-acid sequence MLEAVIFDMDGVITDTVPLHFKAWKKMFEKYGYYFDFKIYKEKVDGKPRMKGISSVAINADEEILTTMSEEKQNYFLEYVEKNPPEIFTDTWNFIKELKNNKIKIAVASSSKNTKKILDSLGIYNIFDTVVTGYDFVNGKPNPEIFLIAANRLNVSPENCIVIEDAIEGINAGINAKMFTIGVARHNNYNELSHANLVVKSLNEINLDILTDIFRRRKNDPIR; translated from the coding sequence GTGTTAGAAGCTGTTATATTTGATATGGATGGAGTAATTACTGATACTGTTCCTTTACATTTCAAAGCATGGAAAAAAATGTTTGAAAAATATGGTTATTATTTTGATTTTAAAATATATAAAGAAAAAGTAGACGGGAAACCTAGAATGAAAGGAATCTCTTCTGTTGCAATAAATGCTGATGAAGAAATATTAACTACAATGTCAGAAGAGAAACAAAATTATTTTTTAGAATATGTTGAAAAAAATCCTCCTGAAATATTTACTGATACATGGAATTTCATTAAAGAACTTAAAAATAATAAAATTAAAATAGCAGTAGCTTCATCAAGTAAAAACACTAAAAAAATATTAGACTCTTTAGGTATATACAATATTTTTGATACAGTTGTCACAGGCTATGACTTTGTTAATGGTAAACCAAATCCTGAAATTTTTTTAATTGCTGCTAATAGATTAAATGTTTCTCCAGAAAATTGTATTGTAATTGAAGATGCCATAGAAGGAATAAATGCTGGTATTAATGCAAAAATGTTTACTATAGGGGTTGCAAGACATAATAATTATAATGAATTATCACATGCTAACTTAGTTGTTAAATCATTAAATGAAATAAATTTAGATATTTTAACAGACATATTCAGGAGGCGAAAAAATGATCCTATCAGATGA
- a CDS encoding carbohydrate ABC transporter permease, with amino-acid sequence MKSKIKLARTISYIILISYALISLFPFFWAFLVSITPLNGIDPNTGERFGIDIMQWPPNINLFKIPPKVFGVNATLKNYIKIFEVVPLYGRWILNTIFYAGALTIGHLILDTLGGYAFAKLHFPFKNFWFSLFLATMMIPFQVIMIPQYNLMVKFGLVNTYSGLILPKLTGVFGLFLMRQFFLNFPKELEEAARIDGAGIIKTFFTIVIPNAKPAMSALAIYTFLGAWNDFMWPLIITSDKTMYTLTMGLNFFKTSYYTFWQYMMAASILMTIPMIIIFLSFQNQFIESGKSSAIKG; translated from the coding sequence ATGAAAAGCAAAATAAAATTAGCAAGAACTATATCTTATATTATTTTAATATCTTATGCATTAATATCTTTATTCCCTTTTTTTTGGGCATTTTTAGTTTCTATTACCCCATTAAATGGTATTGATCCGAATACTGGAGAAAGATTTGGAATAGATATAATGCAATGGCCTCCTAATATTAATCTTTTTAAAATACCCCCAAAGGTTTTTGGAGTTAATGCTACTTTAAAAAATTATATAAAAATTTTTGAGGTTGTTCCTCTATATGGAAGATGGATTTTAAATACTATATTTTATGCAGGAGCATTAACCATAGGACATTTGATTTTAGATACACTAGGAGGATATGCATTTGCAAAACTACATTTTCCATTTAAAAATTTTTGGTTTTCTCTTTTCTTGGCTACAATGATGATTCCGTTCCAAGTGATTATGATACCTCAATACAATCTTATGGTAAAATTTGGACTTGTTAATACTTATAGTGGATTAATTTTACCAAAATTAACAGGTGTATTTGGACTTTTCTTAATGAGACAATTCTTTTTAAATTTCCCAAAAGAATTAGAAGAGGCTGCAAGAATAGATGGTGCTGGAATAATTAAAACATTTTTTACTATTGTAATCCCAAATGCTAAACCTGCTATGAGTGCTTTAGCAATATATACTTTTTTAGGTGCTTGGAATGATTTTATGTGGCCTTTAATAATTACGTCAGATAAAACTATGTATACTTTGACTATGGGATTAAATTTCTTTAAAACATCATATTACACTTTTTGGCAATATATGATGGCAGCATCTATTCTTATGACAATACCAATGATTATTATTTTTTTATCTTTCCAAAATCAATTTATAGAATCAGGAAAATCTTCAGCAATTAAAGGTTAG
- a CDS encoding carbohydrate ABC transporter permease gives MQLKWKSKEAIVGYLFASPIILTIIIFTIYPIFAAFYYSFTDYNPLNARNLEVTFNPQETLEFHLGFFQNEVSSINEIKDYFNLISFIKSDVGINLDNEKENIIKNYFDTKKLLQDFVDGKLNKEIKISDLMDLYLKRGSSKFKKYIPNFLGLENFKKMFKDQYFIISLFNTFFYSIIVVPVQTFLAIVLAVATNSKIKGVKFFKATFFIPAITSSAAISMIFWMIYSRPGILNRFLSIFGFQPIAWLENPNTALPAIMVMNIWTTAGYFMVTFLAGLQDIPTSIYEAAKIDGATSSIIFWKITVPMLKPQILFVMIMGTIGCMQVFDQIYFLIKNMRNITISYYIYKNAFEYGNMGYASALALILFAIILFITILQRKFIKEEY, from the coding sequence CAAAAGAAGCTATAGTTGGATATCTTTTTGCATCTCCAATTATTTTAACAATAATAATTTTTACAATATATCCTATTTTCGCAGCTTTTTATTATAGTTTTACTGATTATAATCCTTTGAATGCTAGAAATTTAGAAGTTACTTTTAATCCACAAGAAACTTTAGAATTTCATCTTGGATTTTTTCAAAATGAAGTTTCTTCAATTAATGAGATAAAAGATTACTTTAATTTAATATCTTTCATTAAATCCGATGTTGGGATAAATTTAGATAATGAAAAGGAAAATATAATAAAAAATTATTTTGATACTAAAAAATTATTACAGGATTTTGTAGATGGTAAATTAAATAAAGAGATAAAAATATCTGATTTAATGGATCTTTATCTTAAGAGAGGAAGTTCTAAATTTAAAAAATATATTCCTAATTTTTTAGGATTGGAAAATTTCAAAAAAATGTTTAAAGACCAATATTTTATTATTTCATTATTTAATACTTTTTTTTATTCAATAATTGTAGTACCTGTTCAAACTTTCTTAGCTATTGTTTTAGCAGTAGCTACTAATTCAAAAATTAAGGGAGTAAAGTTTTTTAAAGCTACTTTTTTTATTCCTGCAATTACATCATCAGCTGCTATATCTATGATTTTTTGGATGATATATTCTCGTCCAGGAATTTTAAATAGGTTTTTATCAATATTTGGATTTCAACCAATAGCCTGGTTAGAAAATCCAAATACAGCATTACCAGCCATTATGGTAATGAATATATGGACAACTGCAGGATATTTTATGGTTACATTTTTAGCGGGGTTACAAGATATTCCAACATCAATATATGAAGCAGCAAAAATTGATGGGGCTACCTCGTCAATAATATTCTGGAAAATTACAGTTCCAATGTTAAAGCCTCAAATTTTGTTTGTAATGATTATGGGTACAATAGGCTGTATGCAAGTTTTTGATCAAATTTATTTCTTAATAAAAAATATGAGAAATATAACAATTTCTTATTATATTTATAAAAACGCATTTGAATATGGAAATATGGGTTATGCATCTGCATTGGCGCTAATATTATTTGCAATTATATTATTTATAACTATTTTACAAAGAAAGTTTATTAAAGAAGAATATTGA